In the genome of Desertifilum tharense IPPAS B-1220, the window CTCAAGAGCGATCGCTCTTAAGACCTTTCCTTGATATCTTATAGAAGGTTGCAGGCGAGCCTTCCGGGCAAACCTCACACCCCAATTACAAAGACCCTTTTTTTTAACACATCGATGTAGGGGGATCGAGCGATCGCTCCATCAACTCTGACATCTTCAATGCCTTAAATCTCTTTATACTCACCGATACCCGCGCTTTGGTAGCTCCTAGAGACCTACCGAGCGCGGCTATCATTTTAGGGAAATTAAGCGTTAAGCAGAAAAACTTGCCAAAATATCTTGAGCGTGAGTTGCCGTATTCAGATTGCTCCCTTCATAAACCTGGGTAATTTTCCCCGTTTCATCAATAATGTAGGTCACGCGCTTGGCATAGCCGCCGCCATCCACATCATAAGCTTTGGTCAAAGTCCCATCCACATCTGCTAAAAGCGTGAAGGGGAGGCCGTACTTTTCCACAAATAACTTGTGTGACGCCTCATCATCGCGACTCACACCCAGCACCACCATATCCTTCGTTTGATATTCAGTATGAGTATCGCGGAAGCTTTGCGCCTCCTTCGTGCAACCGGGCGTATCATCTTTGGGATAGAAGTATAGCACCACAGTTTTACCTGCAAAATCCGCCAGCGAAACTGCATTGCCGTTGGTGTCTTTGGCTGTAAATGCAGGAGCCATTGTGCCGACTGTTAAAGGCATAAAATCAGTTTCCTCGGTAAAGCATTTCCTCTTAGATTGTGCCATCGTCCCTGCTTAAATTAAAGGCAAGTGCTTCTCATCTAGCTGTAGCCAGAACGGCGATTTCTGTAGAAACTCTCCGGTGGAGACGCTCTTGGGAAGGACGAGGCTTGTATCCCAAATTTGCAGTCAGCGGTCTGGTTTTGTGCAGTTTTGCAAATCAAGGAGTAGAAAATCTTAAGCTTCTAGGCAAAGATAGAAACAACTGGCAGTTTCCGAATCGACAAATTACTGATGGCTTCCACTCCGAGTTCTCCCCCCCAAACCATTGAATATTCAGAGCGTTCCCTCACCAGAGCCAAGCGATCGCTTTCGTGTTCGCCCTTCAAGTTTGCGCTATTTGCCGCCATGCTAACGCGTAGCATTCCCCTTGCAGACCTTGTGGGGACTCAGGGGAGCGAAGCCCAGTATACTCAACATCCGCTTGCAGAACTTGCAGCCGAGAATGCTTTACTGTGGTTAATACAAGTGGGCGTTCTCCGCCGAGAAGTTGATGGTCAGGGCATTACCGATCGCTTTCGTCTCACTCCCCTAGGGCGTCAGATTATTCAACAGTGGCAAGCACAAAACCAACAAATTCCACCGGCGAGTTGGCGCGATCGCATCTACAATACCCTAACTCGCTGGTTGGCATTTTGGGGCATCAAACCCTAGATTGAAGTATTATCTACTCCCTGTCACAGACCTCGCGTCAA includes:
- a CDS encoding peroxiredoxin, which codes for MPLTVGTMAPAFTAKDTNGNAVSLADFAGKTVVLYFYPKDDTPGCTKEAQSFRDTHTEYQTKDMVVLGVSRDDEASHKLFVEKYGLPFTLLADVDGTLTKAYDVDGGGYAKRVTYIIDETGKITQVYEGSNLNTATHAQDILASFSA
- a CDS encoding Npun_F0494 family protein, which produces MASTPSSPPQTIEYSERSLTRAKRSLSCSPFKFALFAAMLTRSIPLADLVGTQGSEAQYTQHPLAELAAENALLWLIQVGVLRREVDGQGITDRFRLTPLGRQIIQQWQAQNQQIPPASWRDRIYNTLTRWLAFWGIKP